From the genome of Triticum aestivum cultivar Chinese Spring chromosome 3B, IWGSC CS RefSeq v2.1, whole genome shotgun sequence, one region includes:
- the LOC123065461 gene encoding zinc-finger homeodomain protein 5, which translates to MEFQGEEDGDGSDVGDGAPPAAPHRSATANGPADNMQAEARRQYHECLRNHAAAAGGHVLDGCCEFMPASPEDPLACAACGCHRSFHRRDPSPRRAHLPLLAASARAPLLLPPAASKHPHQRLPFPYGLAASGGTGTTTESSSEERRGPSPAPRKRSRTTFTREQKEQMLAFAERVGWRLQRQDEAMVGHFCAQAGVRRQALKVWMHNNKQSSSGRRQQQEKQLQEHRQEQQ; encoded by the coding sequence ATGGAATTccagggagaggaggacggggacggcaGCGACGTGGGCGACGGCGCCCCGCCCGCGGCACCTCACCGCAGCGCCACCGCAAACGGGCCGGCAGACAACATGCAAGCGGAGGCGAGGCGGCAGTACCACGAGTGCCTCCGTAACCACGCGGCGGCCGCCGGCGGGCACGTCCTGGACGGATGCTGCGAGTTCATGCCGGCCTCTCCCGAGGACCCACTCGCATGCGCGGCCTGCGGCTGCCACCGCAGCTTCCACCGCCGCGACCCCTCGCCGAGGCGCGCCCACTTGCCGCTGCTGGCTGCCAGCGCGCGCGCACCATTGCTGCTCCCGCCGGCGGCGAGCAAGCACCCGCACCAGCGCTTGCCGTTCCCCTACGGCCTCGCGGCCAGCGGCGGCACCGGCACGACGACCGAGTCCTCCAGCGAGGAGCGTCGTGGGCCGTCGCCGGCACCGCGGAAGCGTTCCAGGACGACGTTCACGCGGGAGCAGAAGGAGCAGATGCTGGCGTTCGCGGAGCGCGTCGGGTGGAGGCTGCAGCGGCAGGACGAGGCGATGGTGGGGCATTTCTGCGCGCAGGCCGGGGTCCGGAGGCAGGCGCTCAAGGTCTGGATGCACAACAACAAGCAGAGTAGCAGCGGTAGGAGGCAGCAGCAGGAGAAGCAGCTTCAGGAGCATAGACAAGAGCAGCAGTAG